The Engystomops pustulosus chromosome 1, aEngPut4.maternal, whole genome shotgun sequence genome has a window encoding:
- the HAPLN4 gene encoding hyaluronan and proteoglycan link protein 4, whose protein sequence is MSGGYVTFCSLFCTLYLAALHSALPADSNRGQRKIVHVQEDETGEVIVQTAPGIVTTHRGGTIILPCRYHYEHSGEDPAPVRIKWSKISDPTSFTDVFVSLGKEHRGFGSYKNRVFLQEHDPGDASLVIHNITLDDYGRYECEVTNELEDDTGTVKLDLEGVIFPYYPRLGRYKMNFHDAEQACKQQDGILASYDQLHEAWLNGLDWCNAGWLQDGSVQYPIAKPREECGKKDTPTGVRNYGYRHKDDERYDAFCFTSNLNGKVFFLKTFHKMSFPEAVKACEKNGASLAKVGQLYAAWKLQLLDRCEAGWLGDGSVRYPIVNPRLRCGGTEPGVRNLGFPSKKYKLFGVYCFKEKHGNEENELEEKIKDGINQWKSNHV, encoded by the exons ATGTCCGGTGGGTATGTAACATTCTGCTCTCTCTTCTGTACTCTCTACCTGGCTGCACTTCATTCAGCTCTACCAGCAGACAGTAACAGAGGTCAGAGAAAAATTGTCCATGTTCAAG AGGATGAGACTGGTGAAGTGATTGTACAAACAGCTCCTGGTATAGTGACCACACACCGGGGTGGCACTATTATTCTTCCATGTCGCTATCACTATGAACATTCTGGAGAGGATCCTGCCCCAGTACGCATTAAGTGGTCCAAGATCAGTGATCCCACATCCTTCACTGATGTGTTTGTGTCTCTGGGAAAAGAACATAGAGGATTTGGCTCCTACAAGAACCGTGTGTTTCTTCAAGAGCATGACCCAGGCGATGCATCACTGGTCATCCACAATATCACTCTTGACGATTATGGAAGATATGAGTGTGAGGTGACCAATGAGTTAGAAGATGACACCGGGACAGTAAAACTGGATTTAGAAG GAGTTATCTTCCCTTACTATCCTCGACTAGGACGATATAAAATGAACTTTCATGATGCAGAGCAGGCATGTAAGCAGCAGGATGGAATTTTGGCTTCATATGACCAGCTTCATGAAGCCTGGCTTAATGGTCTTGACTGGTGCAATGCAGGATGGCTGCAAGACGGCTCTGTGCAGTATCCAATCGCCAAGCCCCGTGAAGAATGTGGAAAAAAAGACACCCCTACTGGAGTTAGAAACTATGGCTATAGGCACAAAGATGATGAGCGCTATGATGCCTTCTGTTTTACTTCCAATCTCAATG GCAAAGTTTTTTTCTTAAAGACATTTCACAAGATGAGTTTTCCAGAGGCAGTGAAAGCCTGTGAGAAGAATGGCGCCTCATTAGCTAAAGTTGGTCAACTTTATGCGGCTTGGAAACTGCAGCTTTTAGATAGATGTGAAGCTGGATGGCTCGGTGATGGCAGTGTGCGGTACCCCATTGTAAATCCACGGCTACGATGTGGAGGAACAGAGCCTGGGGTGAGGAACCTAGGGTTTCCTAGTAAAAAGTATAAATTATTTGGAGTTTACTGCTTTAAGGAAAAACATGGAAATGAAGAAAATGAATTAGAAGAAAAGATTAAGGATGGAATTAACCAATGGAAATCTAATCATGTATAA